The Leucobacter sp. UCMA 4100 genome window below encodes:
- the leuS gene encoding leucine--tRNA ligase, whose protein sequence is MQNETYDFRVIQERWLPVWEAKEPFVVKPEPTGRPTKYILDMFPYPSGDLHMGHAEAFCFGDILARYWRTQGYDVLHPIGWDSFGLPAENAAIKRGVDPREWTYSNIDQQKASFRTYAPSFDWTRVLHTSDPEYYRWNQWLFLKMYERGLAYRKDSWVNWDPVDLTVLANEQVLADGTSERSGAMVVKKKLTQWYFRITDYAERLLADLDQLEGRWPAKVLGMQRNWIGKSEGAEVFFEIEGHDEKIPVFTTRPDTLWGATFMVVAPDADLAQDLVAGADEATREAFADYLAQSQKQSEIERQNADREKTGVFLGRYATHPLTGERIPVWAADYVLADYGHGAIMAVPAHDQRDLDFALAFDLPIVQVLDVRGEEGEELPNPAESGIALTGDGVLVNSPGLDGLTKAEAVAESIKTLEERGTGKQAITYRLRDWLISRQRYWGTPIPILHGTGEHEGEMKPVDQSTLPVELPASAGLDLKPKGSSPLGAATEWATVEDPETGATWLRDPDTMDTFVDSSWYYFRFLSPTDSTQAFDPAEAKKWGPVDQYVGGVEHAILHLLYSRFITKVLFDMGYIDFEEPFLDMLNQGMVLQDGAKMSKSKGNLVEFAEQLESHGADALRVTLAFAGPPEDDIDWADVSVQGSAKFLARAWRVARDVSSEPGVDFATGDAELRKATHHLLAEAPKLVEDYKFNVVVARLMEQVNVTRKAIDGSVGTADPAVRESAEAIAMMLSLFAPYAAEDMWAMLGHEATVALAEWPAADESLLVENEIKVAVQVGGKVRDVLVLPATASDADAEAAALASTSVQRAIGDKEIARVIVRLPKIVSIATKG, encoded by the coding sequence ATGCAGAACGAAACCTATGACTTCCGGGTAATCCAGGAGCGCTGGCTCCCCGTATGGGAGGCCAAAGAGCCTTTCGTGGTGAAGCCCGAGCCCACCGGCCGCCCAACCAAGTACATTCTTGATATGTTCCCGTACCCCTCGGGCGACCTTCACATGGGCCACGCAGAGGCGTTCTGCTTCGGTGACATTCTCGCGCGTTACTGGCGCACGCAGGGCTACGACGTGCTGCACCCCATCGGTTGGGACTCGTTCGGGTTGCCCGCCGAGAACGCGGCGATCAAGCGCGGGGTCGATCCGCGTGAATGGACCTACTCAAATATCGACCAGCAGAAGGCTTCGTTCCGCACGTACGCACCCTCGTTCGACTGGACCCGAGTGCTGCACACCTCTGACCCCGAGTACTACCGCTGGAACCAGTGGCTGTTTCTCAAGATGTATGAGCGAGGCCTTGCGTACCGCAAAGACAGCTGGGTGAACTGGGACCCCGTCGACCTGACCGTGCTCGCGAACGAGCAGGTGCTTGCCGACGGTACGAGCGAGCGCTCAGGCGCAATGGTCGTCAAGAAGAAGCTCACGCAGTGGTACTTCCGCATCACCGACTACGCAGAGCGCCTGCTCGCCGACCTCGATCAGCTCGAGGGGCGCTGGCCCGCAAAGGTGCTCGGCATGCAGCGCAACTGGATCGGCAAGTCAGAGGGCGCCGAGGTGTTCTTTGAGATCGAAGGCCACGACGAGAAGATCCCGGTCTTCACGACCCGCCCTGACACGCTCTGGGGCGCAACCTTCATGGTCGTCGCGCCCGACGCTGACCTGGCACAGGACCTCGTGGCAGGAGCCGACGAGGCGACCCGTGAGGCCTTCGCCGACTACCTCGCGCAGTCGCAGAAGCAGTCTGAGATCGAACGTCAGAACGCCGACCGCGAGAAGACCGGCGTGTTTCTTGGCCGCTATGCGACGCATCCCCTCACGGGCGAGCGCATTCCCGTGTGGGCCGCCGACTACGTGCTTGCCGACTACGGCCACGGCGCGATCATGGCGGTTCCCGCGCACGATCAGCGCGACCTCGACTTTGCCCTCGCCTTTGACCTGCCCATCGTGCAGGTGCTCGACGTGCGCGGCGAAGAGGGCGAAGAGCTGCCGAACCCTGCTGAGAGCGGCATCGCGCTCACGGGTGACGGCGTGCTCGTCAACTCACCGGGTCTCGACGGCCTCACCAAGGCCGAGGCGGTCGCCGAATCGATCAAGACGCTCGAAGAGCGCGGCACCGGCAAGCAGGCCATCACGTACCGCCTGCGCGACTGGCTCATTTCGCGCCAGCGCTACTGGGGCACCCCGATTCCGATTCTGCACGGCACCGGCGAGCATGAGGGCGAGATGAAGCCCGTCGACCAGTCGACGCTGCCCGTTGAGTTGCCGGCTTCGGCTGGGCTCGACCTGAAGCCCAAGGGATCGTCGCCGCTCGGCGCCGCAACTGAGTGGGCCACGGTCGAAGACCCCGAGACCGGCGCGACCTGGCTGCGCGACCCCGACACGATGGACACCTTCGTCGATAGCTCGTGGTACTACTTCCGCTTCCTGTCGCCCACCGACAGCACTCAGGCCTTTGACCCGGCCGAGGCGAAGAAGTGGGGCCCCGTCGACCAGTACGTTGGCGGCGTCGAGCACGCGATCTTGCACCTGCTCTACTCGCGCTTCATCACGAAGGTACTCTTCGACATGGGCTACATCGACTTCGAAGAGCCCTTCCTCGACATGCTCAACCAGGGCATGGTGCTGCAAGACGGCGCCAAGATGTCGAAGTCGAAGGGCAACCTCGTCGAGTTCGCCGAACAGCTCGAGAGCCACGGCGCCGACGCGCTGCGCGTGACCCTCGCGTTCGCAGGGCCACCAGAAGACGACATCGACTGGGCCGACGTCTCGGTGCAGGGTTCGGCGAAGTTCCTCGCCCGCGCCTGGCGCGTCGCTCGCGACGTGTCGAGCGAGCCCGGCGTTGACTTCGCGACCGGTGACGCTGAGCTGCGCAAAGCGACGCACCACCTGCTCGCCGAGGCCCCGAAGCTCGTCGAAGACTATAAGTTCAACGTCGTCGTGGCTCGCCTCATGGAGCAGGTCAACGTGACGCGCAAGGCCATCGATGGCTCGGTCGGCACCGCCGACCCCGCCGTGCGCGAGTCGGCCGAGGCCATCGCAATGATGCTCTCGCTCTTCGCGCCCTACGCCGCTGAAGACATGTGGGCGATGCTCGGCCACGAGGCTACCGTTGCGCTCGCTGAATGGCCTGCTGCCGACGAGTCGCTGCTTGTCGAGAACGAGATCAAGGTTGCCGTGCAGGTTGGCGGCAAGGTGCGCGACGTGCTCGTGCTGCCCGCTACCGCGAGCGATGCCGACGCTGAGGCGGCGGCGCTTGCCTCGACCTCGGTGCAGCGTGCGATTGGCGATAAGGAGATCGCGCGTGTGATTGTGCGCCTGCCAAAGATCGTCTCGATCGCGACGAAGGGCTAG
- a CDS encoding chorismate-binding protein — translation MKTLHSALLKGLQVGDTPWFSIELDDPVHGRITRLGRFDGEPHHRRVVVGDSGVRPVETPGAGWIFAERYEGGAPLGGYVAATIVLRHGDGDAWVEGEANSQHTAALEALLSDAREAAAEVRDGGPEDLAARQLAEPHHDGDEAHAGLTVQWRHDDASYLEHIGACVAAVSEDGGVRCLTNMATVTAPAPFDPVSVSEALTRSSAAPRAAIIVEGDVALVSASPETFVACASGVVETEPMKGTRPRGTTPEVDEALREELRSSEKERQENLAVTERVVAELDAVCASGSVHVARPCVVKSYGQVHQLVSEVRGQLLESATLGEVLDAMSPAASMTGVPKATAVRHLAELEDGPRGLYSGCYGWVSVSGADAQVAMAIRCAELRGSTALVGAGGGLTAASRPDEELAEVKLKARAVLKALGAGYPRVL, via the coding sequence GTGAAAACGTTACACAGCGCTCTGCTCAAGGGACTTCAGGTCGGCGATACCCCGTGGTTTAGCATCGAACTCGACGACCCCGTGCATGGTCGCATCACGCGGCTCGGGCGCTTCGACGGTGAACCTCATCACCGCCGAGTGGTCGTCGGCGACTCGGGCGTGCGGCCAGTCGAAACGCCGGGAGCGGGGTGGATCTTTGCCGAGCGATACGAGGGCGGGGCCCCGCTCGGCGGTTACGTCGCTGCCACGATCGTGCTGAGACACGGTGATGGCGACGCCTGGGTCGAGGGCGAGGCGAACAGTCAGCACACTGCCGCGCTCGAGGCCTTGCTCAGTGACGCGCGTGAAGCGGCAGCCGAGGTGCGCGACGGTGGGCCGGAGGATCTTGCCGCTCGGCAACTCGCCGAACCTCACCATGATGGCGACGAGGCCCATGCAGGGCTGACCGTTCAGTGGCGTCACGACGACGCGAGCTACCTCGAACACATCGGCGCCTGTGTGGCCGCGGTGAGCGAAGATGGCGGTGTGCGTTGCCTTACGAATATGGCAACGGTGACGGCCCCGGCTCCGTTCGACCCCGTCTCGGTCTCAGAGGCACTTACCCGTTCGAGTGCCGCGCCACGAGCGGCGATCATCGTTGAGGGCGATGTTGCTCTCGTGAGTGCGAGCCCCGAGACTTTTGTTGCGTGTGCCTCAGGGGTCGTCGAGACCGAACCGATGAAGGGCACGAGGCCGAGGGGCACGACTCCCGAAGTAGACGAGGCGCTGCGGGAGGAGCTGCGTTCGAGCGAAAAAGAGCGGCAAGAAAACCTCGCGGTCACCGAACGCGTTGTTGCAGAGCTCGACGCGGTGTGTGCGAGCGGGAGCGTGCACGTGGCTCGGCCCTGCGTGGTCAAGAGCTACGGGCAGGTGCATCAGCTCGTGAGCGAGGTGCGGGGCCAACTCCTCGAGAGCGCGACGCTCGGTGAGGTGCTCGACGCGATGTCACCGGCGGCATCGATGACCGGCGTGCCGAAAGCAACGGCGGTGAGGCACCTCGCCGAGCTCGAAGACGGGCCGAGAGGGCTCTACTCGGGGTGCTACGGGTGGGTGAGCGTTAGCGGTGCTGATGCTCAGGTTGCGATGGCGATTCGCTGCGCTGAGCTTCGGGGATCGACGGCGCTCGTGGGCGCCGGGGGAGGCCTGACCGCAGCCTCGCGCCCAGACGAAGAGCTCGCCGAGGTAAAGCTGAAAGCCCGGGCGGTGCTGAAAGCTCTGGGAGCCGGGTATCCTAGAGTACTGTGA